In the Scyliorhinus torazame isolate Kashiwa2021f chromosome 4, sScyTor2.1, whole genome shotgun sequence genome, one interval contains:
- the LOC140411175 gene encoding toll-like receptor 5, translated as MPRHHFLLLLGAVLSVSMNCQRITCPVSGQAAFCHSSYLTAIPRVPSNIVKLNLNSNYIRLVTNASFPFLERLQELRLGIQQSKSLRVGARAFRNLPNLASLDLGGNKELELDVEAFSGLRKLQVLYLDHNGLNDSILQQGYFKDLVSLRTLILEGNKIEHIKPDATFRNLRSLVNVRFKANRIRQICDGDLDNVRPRNFQTFDISSNRYLYNNESFDWEKCGNPFQDITLHTLDISLTALSIQQLEKMFSAVRGTLIIQIKMHFMSFGRSFGFNNIDDPNNRTFSGLRDSSVLILDMTHGYIFTLATNVFSHLASLKILTLSLNKINQIEKNAFFGLESLQQLNLSFNLLGEIYSSTFDGLRDVSYIDLHHNHIGAIQHNAFHGLNQLKTLNLRDNSLSIIPGLHPLPRLAYFLMGHNRLTTVFGLKAVSSSTFLDFSNNALNNLNVFYEIMQLPALEYLLLRENRMARCTPAHSDTIPKDNQLLHLDLSSNFLQLMWTRNECLEVFHNLTNLTVLLLHHNYLTELPQDVFKSLDSLKRLDLSFNSLSQLSLGLFPSTLETLDLSKNRLMSPNPELFSFVRHLDLRQNQYICDCRLRDFIEWLNGTEVDLMKPLTEVYCAFPEEFQGVPLLYLNTDGCEEKDCFLTNKN; from the coding sequence ATGCCCCGTCATCACTTCCTGCTTCTCCTGGGAGCTGTCCTCTCGGTGAGCATGAACTGCCAGAGAATTACATGCCCAGTGTCTGGACAGGCTGCTTTCTGTCACTCCAGCTATCTTACTGCAATCCCAAGAGTTCCGAGCAATATTGTCAAGCTCAACCTAAATTCCAACTATATCCGGCTCGTCACAAATGCATCATTTCCTTTTCTCGAGAGGTTGCAGGAGTTGAGGCTGGGGATACAGCAAAGCAAGTCACTGCGAGTCGGGGCAAGAGCATTCAGAAATCTACCCAACCTGGCATCTCTGGACCTGGGGGGAAACAAAGAACTGGAGCTGGACGTGGAGGCATTTTCTGGGCTCAGAAAGCTGCAGGTCTTGTACCTGGACCATAATGGTCTCAATGACTccatcctgcaacaaggatattttAAAGATTTAGTCTCTCTGCGCACCCTCATTCTCGAAGGAAACAAGATCGAACACATCAAACCAGATGCAACATTCCGCAACCTACGCTCACTGGTAAATGTTCGTTTTAAAGCAAATCGGATTCGCCAGATTTGTGACGGGGATCTGGACAATGTTCGACCGAGGAATTTCCAAACATTTGATATCTCCTCAAACAGATATTTGTACAACAATGAAAGCTTTGACTGGGAGAAATGTGGCAATCCTTTCCAGGACATAACGCTTCACACTTTGGACATTTCACTAACTGCCCTCAGCATCCAACAGCTGGAGAAGATGTTTTCAGCTGTAAGAGGAACACTTATTATCCAAATAAAAATGCACTTCATGTCCTTTGGTAGATCATTTGGTTTTAACAATATAGATGATCCAAACAATCGGACATTTTCTGGTCTCCGTGACAGTTCTGTGTTGATTCTGGACATGACCCATGGGTATATCTTCACTCTTGCAACAAATGTGTTTTCACACTTGGCTTCCTTGAAGATTCTAACATTATCTTTGAACAAGATCAATCAGATTGAAAAGAATGCATTCTTTGGCCTCGAGTCCCTTCAACAGTTAAATCTTTCTTTCAATCTTTTGGGGGAGATCTACTCATCAACCTTTGATGGTCTGAGGGATGTCTCATACATTGATCTGCACCACAACCATATTGGGGCCATTCAGCACAACGCATTTCATGGACTGAATCAACTGAAGACATTGAATCTTCGAGACAATTCTCTCTCCATCATTCCTGGGTTGCACCCCCTGCCACGATTGGCTTATTTCTTGATGGGCCACAACCGACTCACGACAGTTTTTGGCCTGAAGGCAGTTTCCAGTAGCACCTTTCTTGATTTCTCAAACAACGCCCTGAACAACCTCAATGTTTTCTATGAGATCATGCAGCTCCCTGCGCTGGAGTATCTTTTGTTGAGGGAGAATCGTATGGCGAGGTGCACTCCTGCTCATTCTGACACCATTCCAAAAGACAACCAGTTATTACATCTTGATCTCTCTAGCAACTTCCTCCAGTTGATGTGGACAAGGAATGAGTGCCTGGAGGTGTTCCATAATCTGACTAATCTAACTGTCCTTCTCCTTCATCATAACTATCTCACTGAGCTACCACAAGATGTTTTTAAAAGTTTGGATTCTCTAAAGAGACTCGACTTGTCATTTAACTCCTTGTCCCAGCTCAGCCTTGGCTTGTTTCCCAGCACTCTTGAAACTCTCGACCTGTCTAAAAACCGCCTCATGTCACCCAACCCGGAGCTCTTCAGTTTTGTGAGGCATCTCGACCTGAGGCAAAACCAATACATCTGTGATTGTCGTCTCAGGGACTTTATCGAATGGCTAAATGGCACTGAGGTGGATTTGATGAAACCGTTAACTGAGGTGTATTGTGCGTTTCCTGAAGAGTTTCAAGGGGTACCTCTTCTTTATCTGAATACTGATGGGTGTGAGGAAAAAGATTGCTTTTTGACAAATAAGAACTGA